A stretch of the Thiomicrorhabdus indica genome encodes the following:
- a CDS encoding methyl-accepting chemotaxis protein has protein sequence MESTHQEFDISKFGTIVSKTDLHGTITGVNEAFIHASGYSKEELIGQPQSIVRHPDVPKAVFKDLWSTLKSDKPWVQIVKNRRKDGRYYWVQANITPMYENGKIIGYLSVRTAIDNATKNQAENLYQQIKSGKKRLDNGYPLSSLQKLCIFDKIHPINLMLTMIGLMGILATSIQSGLIQLPTELVIFISAFFFFYTWAGKKYAFNRLGSAKKVIDKMREGDFSGQVNFRGNHSLGKLVSAVKMMQVQLGAMYDDSQTKLNSSMRLKSALDSASSNIMMVNQSGKVIYLNHQMEEFFQKNHTKIQSAFENFSVETLIGQNLATVCHSEFFSDLSQAKTSQETICDLNIELSIIPVQDDEGTRLGSVLEWKDMTQQRVIERELESTLKMASIGHTDLHIDTRNLSGFYLDTSNNVNSLLSELHAIIENMVHVMTKLAIGDVRGRIDKDLQGSLAAMKGATNVSLDNLSSIIMYIKKAAGTVQIAADESYEAANDLSDRTQQAAAAIEQVNSAMQNMSHLQMENTRELTNVNDSALQTMQENKKAKASLKATVDSIQEIQKTSEQISNIISIIDGIAFQTNLLALNAAVEAARAGEHGRGFAVVAGEVRTLAQKSAGAAQDIKVLINDSVLKVNQGVEKVQETNEAFEIVDQRVNNISNAMKTVLGSIEQQQNTVSEIAQALNELDTNIQNNASLVDQSSAASHSLKEQAVLLNTETAKFLIDEHKAIDLIQDSPDLFGVKMADVRQNMRVWRTSIQTYLNGIPIEMDVNQAVNPESCFVGKSLATLLNQFPQMQQMNEYQKVRQLHVRQHELVKSAMEILNQADQHSLEDLKTKDAILDQFVNITDDLDKALAALNSALTSELMQQATPNSQSIPQLRSA, from the coding sequence ATGGAATCCACTCATCAAGAATTTGATATTTCCAAATTCGGAACTATCGTCAGTAAAACTGATCTTCATGGAACCATTACCGGTGTGAATGAGGCCTTTATCCATGCGAGCGGCTATTCAAAAGAAGAATTGATTGGCCAACCACAAAGTATTGTTCGTCATCCAGATGTACCCAAAGCTGTTTTTAAAGATCTTTGGTCAACACTTAAAAGTGATAAACCGTGGGTACAAATCGTTAAAAACCGTCGAAAAGATGGCCGTTATTATTGGGTTCAAGCAAATATTACCCCTATGTATGAAAACGGTAAGATCATTGGTTATTTATCCGTTAGAACAGCTATCGACAATGCAACCAAAAACCAAGCTGAAAACCTCTACCAACAAATCAAATCCGGTAAGAAACGTCTGGATAACGGCTACCCATTAAGCAGTCTGCAAAAATTATGTATATTCGATAAAATTCACCCGATTAATCTGATGTTAACCATGATTGGTCTCATGGGAATACTTGCTACATCTATCCAATCAGGACTTATTCAACTCCCTACTGAACTGGTCATATTTATCAGTGCCTTTTTCTTTTTCTATACATGGGCCGGTAAAAAATATGCCTTTAACCGCTTAGGTAGTGCCAAAAAAGTCATTGATAAAATGCGTGAAGGTGACTTCTCAGGACAAGTAAATTTCCGTGGAAATCACTCCTTAGGAAAATTGGTATCCGCCGTTAAAATGATGCAAGTGCAATTAGGTGCCATGTATGATGATTCACAGACCAAACTCAACTCAAGCATGCGTTTAAAGTCGGCACTGGACAGTGCTTCAAGCAATATTATGATGGTGAATCAATCCGGAAAAGTGATTTACCTAAATCATCAAATGGAAGAATTTTTTCAAAAAAACCATACAAAAATTCAATCTGCGTTTGAAAATTTTTCCGTCGAGACCCTCATCGGTCAAAACTTAGCGACTGTTTGTCATAGCGAATTCTTCTCCGATCTCTCTCAAGCAAAGACTTCACAAGAGACGATTTGCGATCTAAATATCGAACTCTCTATAATTCCAGTTCAAGACGATGAAGGCACTCGCCTTGGTTCTGTTCTGGAATGGAAAGATATGACACAACAAAGAGTCATTGAGCGTGAATTGGAATCTACATTGAAAATGGCTTCTATTGGTCATACCGATTTGCATATTGATACCCGAAACCTAAGCGGTTTTTATCTCGACACCTCGAATAACGTTAATTCTCTCCTCTCAGAACTGCACGCAATCATCGAAAATATGGTTCATGTTATGACCAAATTAGCGATAGGTGATGTTCGAGGTCGTATTGATAAAGATTTACAAGGCTCTCTTGCTGCCATGAAAGGTGCAACAAACGTATCTTTAGACAACCTCAGCTCAATCATTATGTATATTAAAAAGGCGGCAGGAACCGTACAAATCGCCGCGGATGAATCTTATGAAGCTGCAAACGACTTATCTGACCGGACACAACAAGCTGCTGCCGCAATTGAACAAGTTAACTCTGCCATGCAAAATATGAGTCACCTGCAAATGGAAAACACACGTGAATTAACCAATGTTAATGACTCCGCACTACAAACCATGCAAGAAAATAAAAAGGCAAAAGCTTCCTTAAAAGCAACTGTGGATTCCATTCAAGAAATTCAAAAAACCTCCGAACAGATTTCCAATATTATTTCAATAATCGACGGTATCGCGTTTCAAACCAATCTACTCGCACTGAATGCTGCAGTCGAAGCAGCAAGAGCCGGTGAACATGGTCGTGGTTTTGCTGTCGTAGCAGGTGAAGTAAGAACTCTGGCGCAGAAATCTGCCGGAGCGGCACAAGACATTAAAGTCTTGATTAATGATTCAGTTCTTAAAGTGAATCAAGGTGTTGAAAAGGTGCAAGAAACCAATGAGGCTTTTGAAATCGTCGATCAAAGAGTCAACAATATCAGCAATGCAATGAAAACGGTGCTTGGTTCAATAGAACAACAACAAAATACCGTTAGTGAAATTGCTCAAGCACTTAATGAATTAGACACAAATATTCAAAACAACGCCTCTCTGGTTGACCAATCTTCCGCGGCATCACACTCTTTAAAAGAACAAGCCGTCTTACTCAATACTGAAACGGCTAAATTCCTCATTGATGAACATAAAGCGATTGATTTAATTCAGGATTCACCGGATCTTTTCGGAGTTAAAATGGCCGATGTACGTCAGAATATGCGAGTTTGGCGAACCAGTATTCAAACCTATCTAAACGGTATCCCGATAGAGATGGATGTCAATCAGGCTGTCAACCCGGAAAGCTGTTTTGTTGGAAAAAGCTTAGCAACGCTTTTGAATCAATTTCCACAAATGCAACAAATGAATGAATACCAAAAAGTACGTCAATTACATGTTCGCCAACATGAATTGGTGAAATCTGCCATGGAAATTTTGAATCAAGCCGATCAACATAGTTTGGAAGACTTAAAAACGAAAGATGCGATTCTGGACCAGTTTGTGAATATCACGGATGACTTAGACAAGGCACTTGCCGCCTTGAACAGTGCTTTAACCTCAGAACTGATGCAACAAGCAACACCTAATTCACAATCAATTCCGCAACTTCGCTCAGCATAA
- the yihA gene encoding ribosome biogenesis GTP-binding protein YihA/YsxC, which produces MQHPLYQRATYLKSVPTLNLCPEEFEFEVAFAGRSNAGKSSALNTITSQKSLARTSKTPGRTQLINFFPVDEIRSLVDLPGYGFAKVNVKIKKAWEAGLSEYIEKRPQLKGIVLLMDSRMPPTEIDLVMLEWTQQIGLPVHILLTKSDKLKKGPAKASLHAIEKLIQEEYPHASVQLFSSLNKQGLLEVWKKLDDWMDYEAKLIEEKPHQRHQAEKGTKLGKKKKKTNIRTF; this is translated from the coding sequence ATGCAACATCCTCTTTACCAACGTGCAACATATCTTAAAAGTGTTCCAACCTTAAACCTTTGCCCAGAAGAATTTGAATTCGAAGTGGCATTTGCCGGCCGGTCAAATGCAGGTAAATCGAGTGCTTTGAACACAATCACCTCACAAAAATCGCTTGCCAGAACCAGTAAAACTCCTGGGAGAACACAACTGATTAATTTTTTTCCTGTGGATGAAATTCGTTCTTTGGTGGATTTACCGGGTTATGGTTTTGCAAAAGTGAATGTCAAAATCAAAAAAGCTTGGGAAGCAGGGTTGAGTGAATACATTGAAAAGCGTCCTCAGTTGAAAGGGATTGTTTTGTTAATGGATTCTCGAATGCCGCCCACGGAGATTGATTTAGTGATGTTGGAATGGACTCAACAAATTGGATTGCCAGTTCATATACTTTTGACGAAGTCTGACAAACTGAAAAAAGGGCCGGCGAAAGCCAGTTTACATGCAATCGAAAAGCTTATTCAGGAAGAGTATCCGCACGCATCTGTGCAACTATTTTCATCATTGAATAAACAAGGGTTGCTCGAGGTTTGGAAAAAATTGGATGATTGGATGGATTATGAAGCGAAGCTGATTGAAGAAAAACCGCATCAGCGTCATCAAGCGGAGAAAGGCACGAAGCTTGGTAAGAAAAAGAAGAAAACCAATATTCGTACTTTCTAA